A stretch of DNA from Rhizoctonia solani chromosome 9, complete sequence:
TGGCTCTGGGTGCAGCCTGGGGAATTTCCTCAACTGCAGGGGGTTTTCAATCTTCTGGGGTGTGCAGACCCTGAGTGAGTTGgagctgggcaagcccatccttgacaacatcaacagcTTGCAAGATGTTCTTGACGTTGGTGCAAACCTCTTGATTAATTTCATTCtgttccaagagggtccAGTCAATGCAGTCAACTTGTGATTGGAGTCCCCAGAGTAGGTGGATAACCTGCTTGAGAgagactttgccaagctcaggggaggctggtgGAAGTAGGGATTCCAGCTGTCCCTGATCAACAGGGGAGTGGGCTGGAGAGGGTGACcaggagcgggttgccattgaGTGTGTGGGGAAAGAGCGTCCAGTGTGGGTCAATGCCCAGGAGGAAGATCAAGGGGGAGtgcaggaggtaatggtggggaAATGTGTGGGgtaggtgcctatatcaggacttatgagtgctttattgtatgtatatgctaaacccttgcctcaaccagCCTAGCACtggacagttcttaccctgatcaaCTGCCATGGACAGGCGTGATGCagggcagtgcttctgcaagcaggtggattggctgtTTAGGGTGGCTAACAAATGGTGCAGTGACcagtggtatgcagacaattagAACCTGTCTGCCtcatagcaatttggtactaggcaGGGACAacactggtttgattattgacagcaaaaggcaatcccaatcacctgatttcccttgtgctagtacagggggccttcttgttgttgagctaGGTGGAtatggtttgcaaccaacttaaggtcaattacctagtgtcctagacatctgtaaggatgttgagGATGCAGGCGCTTACAGCTATGTGAGAATACAAGTgcaaaccgcttaaggcagtggtgtctatcctacaacatcaagactactaactacaatggTCAAGTGCTATAAGGCAATGGCAGACTaagtgttaagagttgtgtaagtacaggagtaagaaaaaaattactatatacaaaatgtgtATGGGAATAGCCAgtaactagtattaagaatcagaatatatgcacagaatatatgcacaatatatgctgggttatcaggaataacaactcctaactaatagtctagcaactatgaagtgcaggtggttggttatgtatagtaccttagactaatgttacttaagcctaagtgactaagggtatgtttacttaaggtctctgggatagtaccttaggtaaaggggttacctgactaatgtacaggatttataggatttacCTAAATATATATGTAGGATTtaagagatattgtagatgaagctatctacaatatggggggtatggtggattgaaacactatcactcaatcaaacaatccttacagtattgttgcactatactcaatgttgaactcaacaactgtgacagtcaaggggcacagggttgcagtaagtacactaatgggttaccctgtgtctgttgggactggcctatggtcttagtgtgccaaataacctcctatgctgtttacagtgagtcaatcactaaagtaaatgtacAGATAAGCtattaaaggcttgtgtgtatatgtcaatatataagagtataAGTAGGAtccattagaagcgtcttcacagggtccttttataccctgagaaggcacacaaacaagtatacaCATgcttgataccaagagggggtacaggaggtacatgtggcaactgaaacacttgagggagccaatactttggtacatagtaaacaaacaacagatcctaatatttgccccaaggcaatgtttgccccaaggcagtatttacctgtgtgggtccttagatgtcccaaggctaagtgtttcatccttggagtaaacagtccaaaaggtaggatactgctgtaTTGGGTACTTGCAGTAAATGAGGCATAACTctgctgttgtagacacacatataccaagggaattaatccctattttctcaaatttaaacaaagccaaacagacaacattttcaatcatgtgacattggcacttatatcatatgctaagcaccaagccatgtccccatctgcgcttactcatgcacatgtagccacctccacctatgacatcaacatgacacatcagcaacatgtatgcatgagtaaggccaactgcagagctgggttcttattggattaggtattgcatataatgtatttataATTAGCTctcttgtagaatatataaggaggccaaccaaccatggtaacacccaggttgattacctcttgttgcatccactcagtgtacaagggccttatagcccagtaattacttagttagctacttagttagtccacactgccttaagtggcttctccactgtacttagataacttgtcactgccttaagcagtcttgttgttgtaggatagttgcttgttgctgtagATAGGTCTgctgttgccttaagcaactttatCTTCATTGTAAcctgcagccacaagtgccatccCCTTGATGCCCTAatggatgtctaggacactaggtaatcaaccttaagttgggtGCAAACCATGCCCACAAAGCACACCTACTCAgactcaacaaacaagaaggtcccctgtactagcacaagggaaatcacctgattgggcttgccttttgctatcaataatccaACTAGCattggccccaggtagtaccaaattgctataaggccaACAGATTCTAATCATCCACATACCACTGGTCACTGCACCTTTTGTCAGCAgaactagtcagcagatccacctgcttgcagaaaacctgttccacatcacgcccacACACAGcatgttatgtatcacacaattttgcattcacagctcaccatccacaataatctgcatatatctgactttctgatttaatggccatttgactcctattttccattattcctgtcattactctatgtaacgctcatatcgactgtatgtgttacatatcgttcaatagagctccttccgctcgttctaacgctgcctgtcacgtgctcatacgataagatctcatggagatattagcttcacaagattctatctatgtggctcaagtaccttactaatcattatatttgtatctttacatctagctcatcacatgactagctctaacttgggaaatgaaccttattcctagcttagttgagtcatacctctcatgagatcactaaggttctccttatctagtaatttctagtggcactgcaaatcctgcttatgagtcattctgcttgccaccagaatgactcacactaatgactcactctaagtgctcattggctgccaagcatttcttgatagactgagtcatgtatttagatgtttctatttttaactaattgcagttcaacccaagagcagccacattccatcctagtcatatctgtgccttcccacccaccaatcaaagtcttaggaagcacagtcctaagcaagtcatattcatactctgactaggtgaatgactcagtaaccttgccactctagggtataaaaggggactcttgcatacccttggagggcacccaccACCCtactttactccacctcactgttactgttgactgtcactcttgggtttgggcttgcccccctcaactgtgtgatatattgtgcctcaagatttcaaataacttaaacttgtataagtggatctcccaagtacccatagtgtggaaaggttgtagacctgatacagagttcttaggttaagtgaacagaaggcaatcatccttaaagaaggatatactaagtaaccagttagttcctgcaactaggagtgaaacttacataactatctctgccaaagggaacctgagccagtactcttgctcttacagaaatacttactaagacactttacactgagaaaagatatatctgtagttgattgtattcaagatagctagacccagagaaccctaaagaagctacttctttacttagcttggaaattgggaaatcttccaacacagactctgctcagcaccagagtctcaacctcttttcccccaatttacaacacaGCAgctgattggtcaatagggactCTCCAATGCTAGGCGGTTGATGCAAGTTCTTAGTGCTAGAACaataaagcaacccataagtcctgatataggcaccatcTTCCCCActttgcccaccattacatcacgcaccccctcttgctGTTCCTCCTGCGCCTCCCAGTGCactgcttcccaccaaggctgCTTGTatccccatgagatggcaacctgttcccAGAGCTCTGCTTGTCCCCTatcccctctcaatcaaggagagctgggacccactcttccagCAACTGCCAATGAGTCAAGAATCCTCAAACCCAAGGTCTTTGGGGAAATTCTCCTCAGCCAAGCAATGTCCCTCATCCTGGGATTACAGAACCAAGTCCTCTGGCTCAAGCAGGAACTcaaggaaaccaaggaagcaaccaaggaagcccaagattGGATGGGCGCAgttgatcaagccctcaTTTTCATcaaggctaggggtggagcctgtcatgccctagaggcgtgaccaccttaaaattcactaagtcaaagaaatagtgaatatatgcgctattttcatgaagatttatggatatatgcatctttatgctatttaagcgctgagcgcatattatgtaatcctatcacatgaccttcagtcatgtgatcacatttttcttatctttggtcatgtgaccttatctttgttattgtgtttgctcATGTATGTACTATTTCCTCTACTTGtggaatatataaggagggttctgagagccttaagcctcagaacttgacctcttatccccttcctacacctacctaccctaagacatacacttaagagtattgcctgagagcataccagtccctgtcaaaggttcttagccctgctgtctttacagcatagtgcactttactatatcaggtcttgtcctaccccttatctggcaattgccttgagcattgttggatcccactagctgataagtcctatattaggcaatagcttgttgggctttaccatctggtagttgttggctctgacagagccccccacacaccagaagaccagaAACCCCAGACAGTCAAGGCCACACCCAGGCCCATACCAAAAACCAACCCTctaccagcgcctagtgcaccccttgttgcctgggccaaccccaccAAAGCTCCCCCCATCTTTGCACAGCCAACCCCTATCCAGGCTCCCCCGCAAggctatactccccctccacctttgcccaTCAGGCTCTgttccccccaagtccctcaACCAATGGCTTCAATAGCCGCATACCAACCCCCAGTTAAGGTAGATCACCCCAATGCCTATACTGGGAagatagggaacaaagcctgCCAGTGGCTCACACAAATGCTGGCATGGGTACATCTGAATCAACAGATGTTCCCTGTGGATCAGGAGGTgctatccttcctcctgatgaacatgaaggacatggcaggagcctgggctcatcctcaccttgaccaacttgggtcccacagggccctgATTCAAATAGTTGACAATTTCAGGACGGAGtttttggctgcatttggtaACCCAGATGCCACGCAAGCCGCCAAGCAGCAAATCACCcacctcactcagacaggtacctgtgctgagtacattacaaaattcaggaccattgccatggacctggattggAACAATGCTGCCCtttgtgggcaatttgcatgtggcctccactgggaggtcagctgTCTCATTGCTACCTGTGAACAGCGCCCtaccaccctccttgagctgcaaaatgcagcccTAGTCATCAACAATGCCCTCCATGAAGAACGCGCCAGCCACCTGCCAAAGGGTAATAAGCCTGGCTTGTCCAACACTACCCCCAACAGGGGGGCAGgtaccagccaacaggccacaagaccaggttGCCTGTCCAGCAATCctaactttgtctccaaggaggagcaaaactgctgcagggctgaaggcctttGCATTAAATGCAGTAAAACAGGGCACAAGTTTGTGGGATGCCacactggctggaaggccactcctaaggaggaaggcatCAAAAAAGAAGCCACCaaagttggcaaagagtcaggacccaaattgggaaaagactaagggtacctgctgccgcacGCAAGGACCCTAAGAAGGACTCTGAAtgtttggaattttgtaatatatctagtaccaatagaattgcccccctcttcacaattccaatacAACCAGAGAAAACAGCAGAaacattagaagtcctgatagattcaggcgccacctcctcaTTCCTTCACCCACACACTGCCAAGGCATTACGCCTCCCATTAATAGACCTCCCTACACCTTGTACCATTAccatgctcaatgggtcaagcccccaggctggcaaaatttgGAAAAAGGCATCACTGACCTTCACctatgatggcaaaaagatgaCGGAAACATTCCTCATCTGTAACACCAGAAACCACTTGGCTATCCTAggtttgaaatggttagatgcccacaatccagaaattgattggaactccTGCACCCTATCCTTTCCTCACATGCCACCAGaacatgtagccattgccaaagaggaagaagctgatcaaaatccccttgaaggagtaccctccaaataccatcaatatgccaaagtatttggagaggaagaattcaacaagcttcctccacataggcattatgacattggAATCAAATTGACAGAAGAAGGCCTGCTTAACTTGCCCCtatacagcatgaccaatgccaaaTCTGCCACACTTaaagattggctcagggacaagctcaaaGCTGGTAAAATCAACCCCAGCAAATCTTCtatcagttcccctgtcatgtttgttccaaaaaaggatggctcccacTGCTTAGTTGTAGATTACTGGTGTCTAAATAACTGGACAAAAAAGAATGTATACCCACTCCCTTGCCTGGACAACctaatggcccagctctgtggtgccaaggtttttaccaaactagatctgcaatggggttacaacaatgtccaagttaaggaaggagacaaatggaagactgccttttgcaccaagtatggcctcTACAAGTCACTGGTTATGACATTTGGATTGATAAATGCCCCTGCCACattccaacactttatgaacaagcTGTTCAAGGATCTCTTGGATgcatgcgtcatcatctacctggatgacatcctaatctactccCAGGATGACAAAACCCATACCCAGCACGTTCACAAGGTCCTGCAGCGTCTAATGGcaaaccaactgttctgcaaggcatcaaaatgcaccttccacaTCACATtggtggaatacctgggaatcattgttttTGATAAAGggttcagcctggataagctcaaaatccaggcagttcAGGAATGGCCAATGCCTACAAAGGTTAAAGAggtccaattgttcttgggaTTTGCAAACTTCCTCTGtcaatttgttgccaactatagtcacatggccagacCCCTACACAACTTGGTTAAAAAAGAGGCACTGTGGAACTGGGATACCAAGGAAaaagaagcattccaagggtTAAAGAATGCTATCACTAATGCCCCTGTACTCTGCCATGCAGACCCTACCAAGccctacttcctggaaaTGGATGCATCCAGCGCAGCTTTGGGTTCTATACTTAGTCAATGGCAGGAAGATGGTTGCCTACATCCATTAGGATTtttgtcagaatcattcaagggtgccaaacagaattaCAACACCTACAACAAAGAACTTTTGGCAATCATCCAATcatttgagtactggcgcatcttcctcaAAGGAACCTTACACCCCATTACAGTATTCACCAATCACtgcaacttggaatactggaaggaatcttGGACATTCAACTGCTGTCACACTAGATGG
This window harbors:
- a CDS encoding Retrotransposon-derived protein PEG10, giving the protein MATCSQSSACPLSPLNQGELGPTLPATANESRILKPKVFGEILLSQAMSLILGLQNQVLWLKQELKETKEATKEAQDWMGAVDQALIFIKARVVGSDRAPHTPEDQKPQTVKATPRPIPKTNPLPAPSAPLVAWANPTKAPPIFAQPTPIQAPPQGYTPPPPLPIRLCSPQVPQPMASIAAYQPPVKVDHPNAYTGKIGNKACQWLTQMLAWVHLNQQMFPVDQEVLSFLLMNMKDMAGAWAHPHLDQLGSHRALIQIVDNFRTEFLAAFGNPDATQAAKQQITHLTQTGTCAEYITKFRTIAMDLDWNNAALCGQFACGLHWEVSCLIATCEQRPTTLLELQNAALVINNALHEERASHLPKGNKPGLSNTTPNRGAGTSQQATRPGCLSSNPNFVSKEEQNCCRAEGLCIKCSKTGHKFVGCHTGWKATPKEEGIKKEATKVGKESGPKLGKD
- a CDS encoding Retrotransposable element Tf2 protein encodes the protein MLNGSSPQAGKIWKKASLTFTYDGKKMTETFLICNTRNHLAILGLKWLDAHNPEIDWNSCTLSFPHMPPEHVAIAKEEEADQNPLEGVPSKYHQYAKVFGEEEFNKLPPHRHYDIGIKLTEEGLLNLPLYSMTNAKSATLKDWLRDKLKAGKINPSKSSISSPVMFVPKKDGSHCLVVDYWCLNNWTKKNVYPLPCLDNLMAQLCGAKVFTKLDLQWGYNNVQVKEGDKWKTAFCTKYGLYKSLVMTFGLINAPATFQHFMNKLFKDLLDACVIIYLDDILIYSQDDKTHTQHVHKVLQRLMANQLFCKASKCTFHITLVEYLGIIVFDKGFSLDKLKIQAVQEWPMPTKVKEVQLFLGFANFLCQFVANYSHMARPLHNLVKKEALWNWDTKEKEAFQGLKNAITNAPVLCHADPTKPYFLEMDASSAALGSILSQWQEDGCLHPLGFLSESFKGAKQNYNTYNKELLAIIQSFEYWRIFLKGTLHPITVFTNHCNLEYWKESWTFNCCHTRWHLLLARYHFQIFYCPGKQSEKPDALSCCSNHANIPPANQTMLPVS